GTCGGGATCGGGCCGGTGAACGCCGCGATGGTGATCGGCGAGGTCGCCGACGTGGCCCGGTTCGCCAGCCGGCACCACTTCGCCGCCTACAACGGCACCGCGCCGGCGCAGTGGGGCAGCGGCGGAGACACCCACGACCGGGTCAACCTCGGCGGGAACCGGCGGCTGAACCATGCGCTGCACATCGCTGCGATCACCCAGGCCCGGTACCCCGGGCCCGGCCACGAGTTCTACCTGCGCAAGCTCGACGAGGCGAAAACGAACAAGGAGGCGTTGCGGGCGTTGAAGCGGCGGATCAGCGACAGCGTCTACCGGCAGCTGCTCGCCGACGCCGACCGCCGCGACACCGTGAGGACGGGCCCGGGAGGGCAGATGGGGGCGGCTCTGTCATCCAGCGCGGCTGACCGATCCCCAGTGATCAGCACTTCGGATAGGCCACAGCCCGGACCCGTCAGCCCCGACGATACGCCCGCCCACGACCGGCCAGAGAAGCGTTCCCCGGCCCGATCCCGGCACCCTAGAAACGCGCCGACCCGCAGACCTCGTCAAGCGCAGTCTGCTTGACGAGGACGAGGACCGGCGCACCATAAACGCAACGGGAACGGCCAAGCCCTCGACACAGAGGGGTGCCACTACCGCTCGGTCCCCACATGTCTGATAGGACCGCCCTACGAAGCCCAGCCGGCCGACGCCGCAGACGCGCTCTCAGGGGAAGCCCGCGACCCTCGCGGCGGAAAAGACACAGCGGACCTCGCGTCGCCGCACCCGAGCTGAGTAGCTGCGCGGCAGGCTGTTGCAGAGCGCGATCGGGCGCAACAATGCTGATGACGACCGCTGCGTCGGCTAGGACTGCAGGCTCGGGTCCAGAGGATGGGTGGCCATGGATCCGCAAGCAACCTTCGACGAGTCCGAGATCCGCGACGCTGAGCGTCGACTCGAAACCGCGCTCGAAGCGGGCGACCCCACAACATGGGTCTTCGACTACACCGAGGACGCCGTGTTCGACGGAGGCGGCGAGCACGCAGCTGTGGGGCGCGAGCCACTGCTCGCCATGGCCAGATCCATGCGGCCGTTGCGGTCGATGTCGATTCGGCCACTCCGCACGGAGGGACGAGAAGACCTCGCGGTTGTGTGGACCCAGGCGTCCTGGCTCAGCGGGCCGGAGGACCAACCGACGACGGTCGAGGTGCGGGGCATGCTCGTCTGGCGCAAGGAACCTGACGGCGTGTGGCGAGTGGCGATGGAGCACATCGGCTGAATGATCATGGCGTGAAGATCTGTTCGCGTTCGCGGCGATAGGACGCAAACGTGAGGCGATAGGACGCAAACGTGAACAGCGCGATTGGATGCACCCTCATGCCAATGAGCCGACTTCTCAGAGGGAGCGATCCGGAACTGGACCGAGGACCTCCATGTGACAACGGGCGGCGATCTCGCGCAGCAGTTCCGGAGTCACGGATCCTGTCTTGTGCGCGGCCGCCATCTCCTCGAAGTACTCGGTCATCGCGGCGGGCGAAAAGAGGTTCAACTTCTTGCCAGGTGTGTCCGACACCACCTTGAAGGTGTGCGGCGTGGCTCGTGGGACGTACACGAAGGTCCCCGCTGGACAAAGAGCCTGGTGGTCATCGATGTACATCAAGAACTCGCCTTGAAGCACGAAGAACGCCTCGGCCGCATCACGGTGCAGGTGAAGGGGTGGGCCGCCCCCCGGTTCGGTGTGGGTCTGCATGAGAGTGAAGTCGCCGCCTGTTTGAACCGACGTGGCCAGGACCTTGACCTGGGAGTGGGCCAGATCCAGATGTGGCCGATCTTCCGGCGCAATGATGAATGGCTGGGACATGATTCACAGACTCCTCCTGCATGTGGCGCTTAACAATGACAACCGGTAAGCACTCATCTGCCGCGAGAAGGGCGCGCAGAAGTGATGCTCCTACTGTCAATGGAGGAGTTCTCG
The genomic region above belongs to Actinomycetes bacterium and contains:
- a CDS encoding transposase; translated protein: MARLRKALARDQLADLVAIDKRLAAIKVEIRAAVAASRSTLTELVGIGPVNAAMVIGEVADVARFASRHHFAAYNGTAPAQWGSGGDTHDRVNLGGNRRLNHALHIAAITQARYPGPGHEFYLRKLDEAKTNKEALRALKRRISDSVYRQLLADADRRDTVRTGPGGQMGAALSSSAADRSPVISTSDRPQPGPVSPDDTPAHDRPEKRSPARSRHPRNAPTRRPRQAQSA
- a CDS encoding nuclear transport factor 2 family protein, with protein sequence MDPQATFDESEIRDAERRLETALEAGDPTTWVFDYTEDAVFDGGGEHAAVGREPLLAMARSMRPLRSMSIRPLRTEGREDLAVVWTQASWLSGPEDQPTTVEVRGMLVWRKEPDGVWRVAMEHIG
- a CDS encoding cupin domain-containing protein; translation: MSQPFIIAPEDRPHLDLAHSQVKVLATSVQTGGDFTLMQTHTEPGGGPPLHLHRDAAEAFFVLQGEFLMYIDDHQALCPAGTFVYVPRATPHTFKVVSDTPGKKLNLFSPAAMTEYFEEMAAAHKTGSVTPELLREIAARCHMEVLGPVPDRSL